One segment of Calliopsis andreniformis isolate RMS-2024a chromosome 1, iyCalAndr_principal, whole genome shotgun sequence DNA contains the following:
- the LOC143179790 gene encoding uncharacterized protein LOC143179790 produces MKNVMGTNLFVTLMVACALVVLAMPGVTYARPSPFLSRQRRVSDQRLAEIETLLGLEKVRGKLVTVPVAFGVLDPDKIGRRRRSATNTRLETLQRIMQLVANNPDILDENKILSWPMKLKESRRGLVNDYRFI; encoded by the exons ATGAAGAACGTAATGGGAACCAACCTGTTCGTCACGCTCATGGTGGCCTGTGCCCTCGTCGTGCTTGCTATGCCAGGGGTCACGTACGCCAGGCCATCCCCTTTCCTAAG CAGACAGAGGAGGGTTTCAGACCAGAGACTGGCCGAAATTGAAACGCTGTTGGGCCTGGAGAAGGTGAGAGGAAAGCTAGTGACGGTTCCTGTTGCATTCGGCGTGTTGGATCCAGATAAAAT AGGTCGTAGACGAAGATCCGCCACGAACACCAGACTTGAAACCTTGCAGCGCATTATGCAGCTTGTCGCGAATAATCCTGATATACTTGACGAAAACAAAATCCTCTCCTGGCCAATG AAACTGAAGGAATCTCGGCGAGGCTTAGTCAACGATTATCGGTTCATCTAG
- the LOC143182984 gene encoding uncharacterized protein LOC143182984, with translation MNLCFPCFLSSYIDYQTHASSTITFASLTLWISGSRSRKAIRRCWIIQGTDDTSSLGNDEMQLCDVHGVLGEKSCSFDEILIKSLREHNKLIRHTKIIVKYIFKKQKLKIEIMSQIKMT, from the exons ATGAATCTGTGCTTCCCATGTTTTCTAAGTTCTTACATCGA TTACCAAACCCATGCTTcgtcgaccataacttttgcttcACTGACTCTGTGGATATCAGGAAGTCGCAGCAGGAAAGCAATCCGCCGATGTTGGATAATCCAGGGGACAGATGACACAAGTTCATTAGGAAATGACGAAATGCAACTGT GTGATGTACATGGCGTACTTGGAGAGAAATCTTGCAGCTTCGATGAAATATTGATAAAATCACTTCGTGAACACAATAAATTAATACGTCACACAAAAATCATCGTAAAGTATATTTTCAAGAAACagaaattaaagattgaaattATGTCTCAGATCAAAATGACCTGA
- the LOC143182990 gene encoding uncharacterized protein LOC143182990, with product MKLRRVGSSEYKEFSVYRSGVNENTANTKNGFPDFAQSGDIAEQINAELLGAAKERHKRLSDQRRAELETLMALSKMTNRFMNVPSRGGRQLDSSSTKVNGKTRRSVFEMNMKNLRKLFKLSAKLGYKGNAAYPVVS from the exons ATGAAATTGCGAAGAGTAGGCAGTAGCGAATATAAAGAATTTTCTGTTTATAGATCAGG AGTGAATGAAAATACGGCAAATACGAAAAATGGTTTCCCAGATTTCGCGCAAAGTGGAGACATTGCTGAGCAGATAAATGCAGAACTACTGGGGGCGGCTAAAGA ACGACACAAACGATTATCGGACCAGAGGCGAGCAGAACTGGAGACTCTGATGGCTCTCTCAAAAATGACGAACAGATTTATGAACGTCCCTTCCAGGGGAGGTCGACAACTGGACTCATCGTCAACCAAAGT TAATGGCAAAACAAGGCGATCTGTGTTCGAAATGAATATGAAAAATCTGCGAAAACTGTTCAAGCTGTCTGCAAAACTCGGTTACAAAGGAAACGCGGCTTATCCTGTTGTTAG